The Mesorhizobium sp. NBSH29 genome has a segment encoding these proteins:
- a CDS encoding winged helix-turn-helix transcriptional regulator, with translation MKPALRYESEDCRAISDILGRVGDKWTVLVVGYLTNGPMRFTELRRQVGGISQKMLTTTLRGLERDGFVTRTVLASIPPRVDYELTDLGRELQVPVNALGEWARINMDRVKSARKRFDENYAAPVPVRSTPLEPGTLRKVSA, from the coding sequence TTGAAACCGGCACTGCGCTATGAATCGGAAGACTGTCGCGCTATCAGCGATATTCTGGGTCGCGTCGGCGACAAGTGGACTGTGCTCGTGGTTGGCTACCTGACCAACGGACCGATGCGTTTTACCGAATTGCGCCGTCAGGTCGGCGGCATTTCGCAAAAGATGCTGACCACCACCCTGCGCGGTCTGGAGCGCGATGGGTTTGTCACCCGGACCGTGCTTGCCAGCATCCCCCCGCGCGTCGATTACGAATTGACAGACCTTGGCCGCGAATTGCAGGTGCCGGTCAACGCTTTGGGCGAGTGGGCGCGAATAAATATGGACAGGGTCAAATCCGCCCGCAAGCGGTTTGACGAAAACTATGCCGCCCCTGTTCCGGTGCGCAGCACGCCGCTGGAACCTGGAACCCTCAGGAAAGTCAGCGCCTGA
- a CDS encoding mandelate racemase/muconate lactonizing enzyme family protein: MKITDVKTFVVANPPPQAGGRYFIFVKLTTDGGVVGYGEAYNATFGPHITARMIEDCAERYLVGQDPHDIETFFRRAYSSGFSQRPDISMMGCVSALEMACWDIIGKEADKPVYKLLGGQVHETLRTYTYLYPQTGSVYPDEADGAKNVYNDPDMAAECALDYMRQGFNAVKLDPAGPYTAFDGHQPRLIDIDLSARMMKAIREAVGTGADILFGTHGQFTASGALRMARAIEPYDPLWFEEPVPPDMPEVMAQVARGTSIPIATGERLTTKWEFARIIENRAATILQPDLGRSGGILETKKIAAMAEAYHIQIAPHCYCGPIVGAANIQLATTLPNFLILEAIKQWDGFHAELLTKKIEWQDGHVIPSKEPGLGVELNEAVCEAHPWTGDQLHLQMSPTALVP; the protein is encoded by the coding sequence ATGAAGATCACCGACGTCAAGACATTCGTGGTGGCCAACCCACCACCCCAGGCTGGCGGCCGCTATTTCATCTTCGTCAAGCTCACCACAGATGGCGGCGTGGTCGGCTATGGCGAAGCCTATAATGCCACCTTCGGCCCGCACATAACCGCGCGCATGATCGAGGACTGCGCCGAGCGCTATCTGGTCGGCCAGGACCCGCACGACATCGAAACCTTCTTCCGCCGCGCCTATTCCTCCGGCTTCTCGCAACGCCCGGATATTTCCATGATGGGCTGTGTTTCGGCGCTCGAAATGGCCTGCTGGGACATCATCGGCAAGGAAGCCGACAAGCCGGTCTACAAGCTGCTCGGTGGCCAGGTCCATGAAACCCTGCGCACCTATACCTACCTCTATCCGCAGACCGGCAGCGTCTATCCCGACGAGGCAGACGGCGCGAAAAATGTCTACAACGACCCCGACATGGCAGCCGAATGCGCGCTCGACTATATGCGCCAGGGTTTTAACGCCGTGAAGCTGGACCCCGCCGGCCCCTACACCGCCTTTGACGGCCACCAGCCGCGCCTGATCGACATCGACCTGTCAGCCCGCATGATGAAAGCCATCCGCGAGGCTGTCGGCACCGGCGCGGACATTTTGTTCGGCACCCACGGCCAGTTCACCGCATCGGGCGCGCTGCGCATGGCGCGTGCCATTGAGCCCTATGATCCGCTCTGGTTTGAAGAGCCCGTCCCGCCGGACATGCCCGAAGTGATGGCGCAAGTGGCGCGCGGCACATCCATCCCCATCGCCACCGGCGAGCGGCTCACCACCAAATGGGAGTTTGCCCGCATCATCGAAAACCGCGCGGCAACCATCCTCCAGCCGGATCTTGGGCGCTCCGGCGGCATTCTTGAAACCAAGAAAATCGCCGCCATGGCCGAGGCCTATCACATTCAGATCGCCCCCCATTGCTATTGCGGCCCCATCGTCGGTGCCGCCAATATCCAGCTCGCAACCACCCTGCCCAACTTCCTCATCCTTGAAGCGATCAAGCAATGGGACGGCTTCCACGCCGAGCTTCTCACCAAAAAAATCGAGTGGCAGGATGGCCATGTCATCCCCTCAAAGGAACCCGGTCTCGGCGTCGAATTGAACGAAGCCGTGTGCGAGGCACACCCGTGGACCGGCGATCAACTGCACCTGCAAATGTCACCGACAGCGCTGGTCCCATGA
- a CDS encoding extensin-like domain-containing protein → MPQKPNQTSKTAPARPAFAALSALTLVLVSSCTTDSVLSMRPDVDVGTTSALAMAPVRPAPAYAVPMSDPDAGYVTPRVDGPDLDPEMSAFPQQQEPQQEEPRVAVLPGSGMQRLVPSNPYMAGYPRMETPRAEQAPAMPADEVACRRDLKRLGVTFKDLAPIRDGSSCRIDNPVSVSGLSGGIVMKPAATLNCQMAATFARWTKNELAPASRKRYFSGIKTIHQGSSYSCRRINGTSTPSEHSLGNALDIMRIELKNGRDIDVKKPGWFSFRERGFLNTVRADGCDYFSTVLGPGYNYDHRNHFHFDIKPRRNGYRACK, encoded by the coding sequence ATGCCGCAAAAACCAAACCAGACCTCGAAGACCGCACCTGCGCGGCCGGCTTTTGCCGCGCTATCGGCGCTGACACTGGTCCTTGTCTCGTCCTGTACGACCGATAGCGTCCTTTCGATGCGTCCGGACGTCGATGTTGGCACCACGTCAGCACTTGCCATGGCGCCTGTCCGCCCGGCACCCGCTTATGCCGTCCCGATGTCCGATCCCGATGCTGGCTATGTGACGCCACGCGTTGACGGGCCAGACCTCGACCCTGAAATGTCAGCCTTTCCACAACAACAGGAACCCCAGCAGGAAGAACCCCGCGTGGCGGTTCTTCCTGGCAGCGGCATGCAGCGGCTGGTGCCTTCAAACCCCTATATGGCCGGCTATCCGCGCATGGAAACACCCCGCGCAGAGCAGGCACCGGCAATGCCCGCCGATGAAGTGGCCTGCCGACGTGACCTGAAACGCCTTGGCGTGACGTTTAAAGACCTGGCGCCGATCCGCGACGGCAGCTCATGCAGGATAGATAATCCAGTATCGGTGTCCGGCCTGTCCGGCGGCATCGTGATGAAGCCCGCCGCGACGCTGAACTGCCAGATGGCTGCAACCTTCGCACGCTGGACCAAAAACGAGCTCGCTCCCGCATCGCGCAAGCGCTATTTCTCCGGCATCAAAACAATTCATCAGGGGTCAAGCTACTCGTGCCGCCGCATCAACGGCACGTCGACTCCGTCTGAACATTCGCTCGGCAATGCGCTCGACATCATGCGCATCGAGCTCAAGAACGGCCGCGACATTGACGTGAAGAAGCCAGGCTGGTTCTCGTTCCGCGAACGCGGCTTCCTCAATACAGTCCGGGCCGATGGCTGCGACTATTTCAGCACGGTGCTTGGCCCCGGCTACAATTACGACCACCGCAACCATTTTCATTTCGACATCAAACCACGCAGGAACGGCTACCGCGCCTGCAAATAG
- a CDS encoding GMC family oxidoreductase: MQTYDFIVVGAGSAGCVVAERLSASGRYSVLVLEAGGSDRRFYVQMPLGYGKTFFDPTVNWNYKAEPDAGLAGNADNWPRGKVLGGSSSINAMVWIRGQREDYDAWRDAGNPGWGFDDVLPVFKAIEDNEAGADAWRGVGGPVHVTDCSRGLHPLTALYLKAGVEAGLPLNPDFNGAAQEGVGTYQISTRNGRRMSAARAFLRPAMKRNNVQVITGALATHLLIEGSRVTGVEYLRNGTLHTATAGREVIVSAGSVNTPQLLQLSGIGPAIHLRQLGIEIRHDNDHVGANLQDHVGINYTFKAKIPSLNQMLRPWWGKMLVGMRYLALRDGPLSRSLNNAGGFFRTDPALTRPNMQLYFQALSTVIPRKGERPLLTPDPWPGFSIGLSNCRPSSRGSIMIRSVNPTDPPKIMPNAFSTPEDVAEMLAAVKFVRRIAAMPALSSIIVEEVLPGPSCSTDDELIADFRSRSGTVYHPVSTCRMGPDPSQSVVDPRLKVHGVAGLRVIDASVFPENISGNTNAPSIMTGAKGAQLILEDQG; this comes from the coding sequence ATGCAGACCTATGATTTCATTGTCGTCGGCGCGGGATCAGCAGGATGCGTGGTAGCAGAACGCCTGTCCGCCTCAGGCCGATATTCGGTGCTTGTTCTGGAGGCCGGCGGCAGCGACCGCCGGTTCTATGTCCAGATGCCGCTCGGCTACGGCAAGACATTCTTCGATCCCACTGTGAACTGGAACTACAAAGCCGAACCCGACGCCGGCCTTGCCGGCAATGCCGACAACTGGCCGCGCGGCAAAGTTCTTGGCGGCTCCAGCTCCATCAATGCCATGGTCTGGATTCGCGGCCAGCGTGAAGATTATGACGCCTGGCGCGATGCCGGCAATCCCGGCTGGGGTTTTGACGATGTTTTGCCGGTCTTCAAGGCAATCGAGGACAATGAAGCCGGCGCCGATGCATGGCGCGGCGTCGGCGGGCCGGTCCATGTTACCGATTGCTCGCGCGGCCTCCACCCGCTGACTGCCCTCTACCTGAAGGCAGGTGTCGAGGCTGGTCTGCCCCTCAATCCTGATTTCAACGGCGCAGCACAGGAAGGGGTCGGCACCTACCAGATCTCCACCCGCAACGGCCGCCGCATGTCAGCCGCGCGCGCATTCCTGCGTCCCGCCATGAAGCGCAACAATGTGCAGGTCATAACCGGCGCGCTGGCAACACACCTTCTGATTGAGGGCAGCCGCGTCACCGGTGTCGAGTATCTCCGCAACGGCACTCTTCACACGGCAACAGCTGGTCGCGAGGTCATTGTCAGCGCTGGTTCGGTCAACACACCCCAATTGCTACAGCTTTCAGGCATCGGTCCCGCCATCCACCTGCGCCAGCTTGGCATCGAGATCCGCCACGACAACGACCATGTCGGCGCCAACCTCCAAGATCATGTCGGCATCAACTACACGTTCAAGGCAAAAATCCCCTCGCTGAACCAGATGCTGCGGCCGTGGTGGGGCAAGATGCTGGTAGGCATGCGCTATCTGGCGCTGCGCGACGGCCCGTTGTCGCGCAGTCTCAACAATGCCGGCGGTTTTTTCCGCACCGACCCCGCGCTGACGCGGCCCAACATGCAGCTCTATTTTCAGGCCCTGTCCACCGTCATTCCGCGCAAGGGCGAGCGGCCACTCCTTACCCCCGATCCGTGGCCAGGCTTTTCCATTGGCTTGTCGAATTGCCGCCCGTCGAGCCGCGGTTCGATCATGATCCGCTCGGTCAATCCCACCGATCCGCCGAAAATTATGCCCAACGCCTTCTCAACGCCGGAAGATGTTGCCGAGATGCTTGCCGCAGTGAAGTTTGTGCGCCGCATCGCTGCTATGCCGGCACTGTCGAGTATCATCGTGGAAGAGGTGCTGCCGGGACCTTCCTGTAGCACCGACGACGAACTGATCGCCGATTTCCGCAGTCGCTCGGGCACGGTCTATCATCCCGTCTCCACCTGTCGCATGGGACCAGACCCCAGCCAGTCGGTGGTCGACCCGCGCCTGAAGGTGCATGGTGTGGCAGGACTTCGGGTGATTGATGCTTCGGTTTTTCCCGAAAATATCAGTGGCAATACCAACGCCCCGTCGATCATGACCGGCGCCAAGGGGGCCCAGCTTATATTGGAAGACCAAGGGTAG
- a CDS encoding NADPH-dependent FMN reductase, whose amino-acid sequence MTKPKIGIIIGSTREGRFADRPAAWINDIAKARGDIDVELLDLRDFPMPFFDETGGLAYTPTTNDVAKKWQQKIQALDGFVILAAEYNHGPTGVLKNALDYAYTEWNKKAVAFLGYGGVGGARAVQQLRVTAVELQMAPTRAAVHILWPDYAKVLEGTPLAEMGHLNKTASDMLDQLVWWTKALKLAREADAQAAETKAA is encoded by the coding sequence ATGACCAAGCCCAAGATTGGTATCATAATTGGAAGCACACGCGAAGGGCGCTTTGCGGATCGCCCAGCCGCATGGATCAACGATATTGCCAAAGCGCGCGGCGATATTGATGTTGAACTGTTGGATTTGCGCGATTTTCCGATGCCGTTCTTCGACGAGACAGGCGGGCTTGCCTATACGCCGACCACCAACGATGTTGCCAAAAAGTGGCAGCAGAAAATTCAAGCGCTCGACGGATTTGTGATCCTGGCAGCTGAATATAACCACGGACCGACCGGTGTTTTGAAGAACGCGCTCGACTACGCCTATACCGAGTGGAACAAGAAGGCGGTGGCCTTTCTCGGCTACGGTGGTGTCGGTGGCGCACGCGCGGTTCAACAGTTGCGCGTGACTGCGGTCGAGTTGCAGATGGCGCCGACGCGCGCTGCTGTTCACATTCTCTGGCCCGACTATGCCAAGGTGCTGGAAGGCACGCCGCTCGCCGAGATGGGCCACCTCAACAAAACAGCATCCGACATGCTGGATCAGCTGGTCTGGTGGACCAAAGCGCTGAAGCTTGCGCGTGAAGCCGATGCGCAGGCAGCTGAAACGAAGGCCGCTTAG
- a CDS encoding acyl-CoA thioesterase: MVQYAEGSPTGELTLRTLAMPSDANAAGDIFGGWVMAQMDLACGIRAAERARGRVVTAAVKEMSFAKPVKIGDTLCIYTHVERIGRTSITLKVEAWAQRYLSDLMERVTYADFVMVALDGEGHPKQVPTEG, encoded by the coding sequence ATGGTTCAATACGCTGAAGGCAGTCCAACGGGTGAATTGACACTGAGGACGCTTGCCATGCCGTCGGACGCCAATGCGGCTGGCGACATTTTTGGCGGCTGGGTCATGGCGCAGATGGATCTTGCCTGCGGCATTCGTGCGGCCGAGCGCGCGCGCGGACGTGTCGTGACCGCAGCGGTGAAGGAAATGTCATTCGCCAAGCCGGTGAAGATCGGCGACACGCTGTGCATCTACACCCATGTCGAGCGCATCGGGCGTACCTCGATCACGCTCAAGGTCGAGGCGTGGGCGCAGCGCTATCTCAGTGACCTGATGGAGCGCGTGACCTATGCCGATTTCGTCATGGTGGCGCTGGACGGCGAGGGGCATCCCAAGCAGGTGCCTACCGAGGGATAG
- a CDS encoding NAD(P)-dependent oxidoreductase: protein MNKRPAYAFIGLGHLGGNLAGCLLRHGFEITVYDRDPDAVARLVSLGATGAASAADAASRAGNAITCLPSPKVSEAVLAGPGGLLEGLPQGGTWIEMSTNGRDEMIRLAGIAAAKEISVLECPVTGGVHLAAKGQITALVGGDAALLQTHRPAIDAMCARAFHMGPLGSAAVIKVITNMLAFIHLVAAGEALMLARRGGLDLAQAYHAIAASSGTSFVHETESQLVLNGSYDIGFTMDLALKDLGFAAAMGNEFGAPLELATHVEEIFERGKAAYGGDAWSTQIVKLLEDATGTDLRAAGFPAKLEA, encoded by the coding sequence ATGAACAAACGTCCCGCCTATGCGTTCATCGGCCTTGGCCATCTCGGTGGCAACCTTGCCGGCTGCCTTCTACGTCACGGATTTGAGATCACGGTCTACGACCGCGACCCGGACGCCGTGGCGCGGCTTGTGTCGCTCGGGGCAACCGGCGCGGCCTCGGCCGCCGATGCCGCCTCCCGCGCCGGCAATGCCATCACCTGCCTGCCCTCACCCAAGGTGAGCGAGGCTGTGCTGGCTGGGCCCGGCGGCCTGCTTGAAGGCCTGCCGCAAGGAGGCACCTGGATCGAGATGTCCACCAATGGCCGCGACGAGATGATCCGGCTCGCCGGCATCGCGGCGGCGAAAGAAATTTCCGTCCTCGAATGCCCGGTGACGGGCGGCGTGCATCTCGCCGCCAAGGGCCAGATCACCGCGCTCGTGGGCGGCGACGCCGCTCTCTTGCAAACGCATCGTCCGGCCATCGACGCAATGTGCGCGCGGGCATTTCACATGGGTCCGCTCGGCTCTGCTGCAGTGATAAAAGTCATCACTAACATGCTGGCCTTCATTCATCTCGTTGCCGCCGGCGAGGCACTCATGCTGGCCCGGCGCGGCGGGCTCGACCTCGCCCAGGCCTACCACGCCATCGCCGCTTCCTCGGGCACCAGCTTCGTCCACGAAACCGAAAGCCAGCTGGTTTTGAACGGCAGCTATGACATCGGCTTCACTATGGATCTTGCGCTGAAAGACCTCGGATTTGCCGCCGCGATGGGCAATGAATTCGGTGCCCCGTTGGAACTCGCCACCCATGTGGAAGAGATTTTCGAGCGCGGCAAAGCGGCCTATGGCGGCGACGCCTGGTCGACCCAGATCGTCAAGCTCCTGGAAGACGCCACCGGCACCGACCTGCGCGCAGCCGGCTTTCCGGCCAAACTGGAAGCATGA
- a CDS encoding glycosyltransferase — translation MSRRFAYVTLVTNADYAKGALALVRSLQHSGTEADIVVLHTGGATEQDLAPLAELGVLLLPADLLPTSDGFNQRHQRERLHAAAPFTKGNKPAFHTPLDNFAKLRLWEMTQYERCVFIDADAVVVKNIDRLFAYPEFCAAPNVYESVADFHRLNSGVFVALPSAATFAAMLEKLDAPDAFWRRTDQSFLEAYFPHWHGLPVFFNMLQYVWFNLPELWDWKSVCVVHYQYEKPWENDHPKAAQLAPLIALWQAFFSGERIDETLAGLTNPEPV, via the coding sequence ATGAGCAGGCGCTTTGCCTATGTGACGCTGGTGACCAATGCCGATTACGCCAAGGGCGCTTTGGCCTTGGTGCGCTCCTTGCAGCATAGCGGCACTGAGGCTGATATTGTGGTGCTGCACACAGGCGGGGCGACAGAGCAGGACCTTGCGCCGCTGGCAGAGCTGGGCGTGCTGCTGCTGCCTGCAGACCTGCTGCCGACTTCGGACGGTTTTAACCAACGTCACCAGCGCGAGCGGCTGCATGCGGCGGCGCCTTTTACCAAGGGCAACAAGCCGGCCTTCCACACGCCACTCGATAATTTTGCCAAGCTCAGGCTCTGGGAAATGACGCAGTATGAGCGCTGCGTGTTCATTGATGCCGATGCGGTGGTGGTGAAGAACATCGACCGGCTGTTTGCCTATCCGGAATTTTGCGCCGCACCGAATGTCTATGAGAGCGTTGCTGATTTTCACCGGCTGAACTCGGGCGTGTTTGTGGCGCTGCCCAGTGCGGCAACCTTTGCAGCCATGCTGGAAAAACTTGATGCGCCGGATGCTTTTTGGCGGCGCACGGATCAGAGCTTTCTGGAAGCCTATTTTCCGCATTGGCATGGGCTGCCGGTGTTTTTCAACATGCTGCAATATGTGTGGTTCAATTTGCCGGAATTGTGGGATTGGAAGTCCGTTTGCGTGGTGCATTATCAGTATGAAAAGCCGTGGGAGAACGACCATCCCAAGGCCGCGCAACTGGCGCCATTGATCGCGCTTTGGCAGGCGTTTTTCAGCGGCGAGCGGATCGACGAGACGCTGGCCGGGCTGACCAATCCGGAGCCTGTGTGA
- a CDS encoding 5-formyltetrahydrofolate cyclo-ligase, whose amino-acid sequence MINSDDDPSGSYASPPCFAHELEGGAPVDAQTRSDIMRWRKAERERQIAARLAIPADVRAAMAVKIGEGLDRVIGDVSGHMISLYWPFRGEPDLRPWMETVIQRGGYTALPLVVEKGAPLIFRAWKKGDPLEKGVWNIPVPADGPAVMPSIVISPLVGFDAQNFRLGYGGGFFDRTLAAMTTKPLVIGIGYSASALPTIYPLPHDIAMDAIVTEAG is encoded by the coding sequence ATGATCAATAGCGACGATGACCCATCAGGCAGCTATGCCTCGCCGCCCTGTTTCGCGCATGAGCTTGAAGGTGGCGCGCCGGTGGATGCGCAGACGCGCAGCGATATTATGCGCTGGCGCAAGGCGGAGCGTGAGCGGCAGATTGCAGCGCGGCTGGCCATTCCTGCAGACGTGCGCGCCGCTATGGCGGTGAAAATCGGCGAGGGTCTGGACCGTGTGATTGGCGATGTATCGGGCCACATGATTAGTCTCTATTGGCCCTTTCGCGGTGAACCGGATTTGCGGCCGTGGATGGAAACAGTCATCCAACGTGGTGGCTATACGGCACTGCCTCTGGTGGTGGAGAAGGGCGCGCCGCTGATCTTTCGGGCGTGGAAAAAGGGTGATCCGCTTGAGAAGGGCGTGTGGAATATTCCGGTTCCGGCGGATGGGCCTGCGGTGATGCCGAGCATTGTCATCTCGCCCTTGGTGGGCTTTGACGCGCAGAATTTTAGGCTGGGCTACGGCGGTGGATTTTTTGACCGCACGCTGGCTGCGATGACGACGAAGCCGCTGGTGATCGGCATCGGATATAGCGCGTCAGCGCTGCCGACGATCTATCCGCTGCCGCATGATATTGCGATGGACGCGATCGTGACCGAGGCAGGCTGA
- a CDS encoding hemolysin family protein, whose product MLYIEIATVVVLILINGLLAMSELAIVSSRPARLRGMIDRHIKGAKRALALGANPGRFLSSVQIGITLVGVLSGAFSGATLGLRLSRQFVEYGVPSSVADPLGVGVVVALITYASLIIGELVPKQIALRNPEAVAVKAAPAMMIIAKVASPLVWLLDISGRGVLRLLGQKEESESKVTDEEIKMLVAEAEHHGTIESDERRMIAGVMRLGDRAVRALMTPRTDVDWINVQSDDATTRKLLMETQHSRLPAGDGSVDAMVGVLQTREVLAALLAGQKFDVTKHVRNAPIVHDQADALDVLTTLKESNVPVALVHDEYGHFEGIVTPADILEAITGVFRADIEVGDQETVKREDGSWLLPGSLQADELADHLHFVLPENRDYETLAGFILSKMHHLPATGEWVDAHGWRFEVVDLDGRRIDKVLASKLPGGRREIIR is encoded by the coding sequence ATGCTCTATATCGAGATCGCCACCGTTGTCGTCCTCATCCTGATCAATGGCCTTCTGGCCATGTCCGAACTGGCCATCGTGTCGTCCCGCCCTGCGCGGCTGAGAGGTATGATCGACCGCCACATCAAGGGAGCCAAGCGTGCCCTGGCGCTCGGCGCCAACCCGGGGCGCTTTCTCTCCAGTGTCCAGATCGGCATCACCCTTGTCGGCGTGCTTTCCGGTGCCTTTTCCGGCGCCACCCTCGGGCTGCGGCTGTCCCGTCAGTTTGTCGAATATGGCGTTCCCTCTAGCGTCGCCGATCCTCTCGGCGTTGGCGTCGTCGTGGCGCTCATCACTTACGCTTCCCTGATCATCGGCGAGCTGGTTCCAAAGCAGATCGCGCTTCGAAATCCAGAAGCGGTAGCCGTCAAGGCAGCGCCTGCCATGATGATCATTGCAAAGGTCGCGTCACCGCTGGTCTGGCTGCTGGACATTTCCGGCCGTGGCGTTTTGCGCCTGCTTGGCCAGAAGGAAGAGAGCGAAAGCAAAGTCACAGACGAGGAAATCAAGATGCTGGTTGCCGAGGCCGAGCATCACGGCACCATCGAATCCGACGAACGGCGCATGATCGCCGGTGTCATGCGTCTGGGCGACCGCGCCGTGCGCGCGCTGATGACCCCGCGCACCGATGTTGACTGGATCAACGTCCAGTCAGACGACGCGACGACCCGCAAATTGTTGATGGAAACCCAGCATTCACGCCTGCCCGCCGGCGATGGCAGCGTTGACGCCATGGTTGGTGTTTTGCAGACGCGCGAGGTGCTGGCCGCCCTCTTGGCCGGGCAGAAATTCGACGTGACAAAGCATGTGCGCAACGCGCCCATCGTCCACGATCAGGCTGATGCGCTGGATGTGCTCACGACGTTGAAGGAATCCAATGTGCCCGTGGCGCTGGTCCACGATGAATACGGCCACTTCGAAGGCATCGTCACGCCAGCCGACATTCTGGAAGCGATCACCGGCGTGTTCCGCGCCGATATCGAGGTCGGCGATCAGGAAACGGTCAAGCGCGAAGACGGGTCATGGCTGCTTCCAGGCTCCCTGCAGGCCGACGAATTGGCCGACCATCTGCATTTCGTCCTGCCCGAAAACCGGGATTACGAGACTTTGGCCGGCTTTATCCTGTCGAAAATGCACCACCTGCCCGCCACCGGCGAATGGGTCGATGCCCATGGCTGGCGTTTTGAAGTGGTCGATCTCGACGGCCGCCGTATCGACAAGGTGCTGGCTAGCAAATTGCCTGGCGGACGGCGCGAAATCATCCGCTAG
- a CDS encoding NAD-dependent epimerase/dehydratase family protein, producing MSRHVLISGATGFVGRFIAEHFLARGDRVTAMGRTPPVPGFFSAPVVFVEGGLDPARDFSSVFAGVDAFVHAAFDHVAGKYRGGEGDDAAGFRRRNLDGSVALFQAAKTAGVARVVFLSTRAVYGTQAAGAMLQEDMVPQPDTLYGAVKLLGEQALAKLSDEALCGASLRVTGVYGPAGHGRAHKWQTLFDDYLAGRPVASRVATEVHGADVAAAVALMLDAPADAVCGQVFNVSDLVVDHRDLLGRVRALMGVERPLPERADAAALNVMATERLRSLGWRPGGADALDAFVRAVVRGLLAR from the coding sequence GTGAGCCGCCATGTGCTGATTTCAGGCGCGACCGGCTTTGTCGGGCGCTTTATTGCCGAGCATTTTCTGGCACGCGGGGACCGCGTGACGGCGATGGGACGCACGCCGCCTGTGCCTGGGTTTTTCTCCGCGCCGGTGGTTTTCGTGGAAGGTGGGCTTGATCCAGCCCGCGACTTTTCTTCAGTGTTTGCTGGTGTAGACGCATTTGTCCATGCAGCTTTTGACCATGTTGCGGGAAAATACCGTGGCGGGGAGGGCGATGATGCGGCGGGCTTTCGGCGCCGCAATCTGGATGGCAGCGTTGCGCTTTTTCAGGCTGCGAAGACCGCTGGCGTGGCGCGTGTCGTGTTTTTATCCACGCGCGCTGTCTATGGCACGCAGGCTGCGGGAGCAATGTTGCAGGAGGATATGGTGCCGCAGCCGGATACGCTCTATGGCGCGGTGAAGCTTTTGGGCGAACAGGCGCTGGCGAAGCTCAGCGATGAAGCGTTGTGCGGAGCGAGCCTGCGGGTGACTGGGGTTTACGGGCCTGCGGGACATGGCCGGGCGCATAAATGGCAGACATTGTTTGACGATTATCTGGCTGGCCGACCGGTTGCTTCACGCGTGGCGACCGAGGTGCATGGCGCGGATGTGGCGGCGGCAGTGGCTCTGATGCTGGACGCGCCGGCTGATGCGGTTTGCGGGCAGGTGTTCAATGTGTCGGATCTGGTCGTGGATCATCGCGATTTGCTGGGGCGGGTGCGGGCGTTGATGGGTGTCGAGCGCCCGTTGCCGGAGAGGGCGGATGCTGCGGCGCTCAATGTGATGGCGACGGAGCGGCTGCGGTCGCTTGGCTGGCGGCCGGGCGGGGCGGATGCGCTGGATGCGTTTGTGCGGGCAGTGGTTCGAGGGCTGTTGGCGCGGTAG